The Anopheles maculipalpis chromosome 3RL, idAnoMacuDA_375_x, whole genome shotgun sequence genomic sequence AAACTACTTCACCAGAGCCCGAGATCGAACGGATACTGGCTGGGGCTGGGACGGACGATGGTACTGCACCCGACTCCCCGAAGGCAACGCTCAACACGCTGACTGTACCCGCCACCAAGGACGATGCGATGCCGATGGACCCGTTGCCACCGATGGCGGATAAAGTGGACGTGTGAGTACGGTAGTGCCACCAGCGCAACGGTTAACATCGCCctttacacactcacacacagtaTATCCTTATCTCTCCACACATCCTTCCATCCAACACATACATTTTGTAGTCTAAATTTTGTACATCACACATCAACCACAAACCTTCCTCACAAAACCTCTAAAACGTTCATCGAACATTATGTACATGTAAGCCGATTGATTGGAAAcagttttttgaaaagtttttaatttcagTTAGATGTACACGACGATGTATCGGAACCATCATTTATAGCCCATCCATTATCGGTGTATCATTGTTACATTACATTTCTTACAATAGCCATACTTCCCCATACTCGCCGTTTAGACAAAACGAAATTTCCCCTGCAACTTATTGTAAATAactccttttttctctcgatGTAAGTAATTgtaaaaagaaatgtttgaaaataaatgtacCATTATATTAATAGAACTGCATAAatctttctttcgtttggGATGTGTACAAGTGTTGACGAAAAGGATGACGTTCAAGGTGGACAAATAAAGTGTCCTGTTCACCGTTgtacatttaatttgtttccacttaaatgttttttaaaagttttatacaaatattattacaattgattattacggtccagtgccgtattgtcaacaccgcttgtgttgagtagattttcacatatttataaggaaatattattataatgtgttgaaaattaaactaTCCATCAATTTTATAAAAGACCAGTTATGTTTCATatgtttaaaatgcaaatatttcttGTTTAAGCttattttaattcataaaagacggtcaggccgtattgcttgttgtttaatctttttgaaaaatacaaaagaaacTACCGGGGGTGTCCAGATGATACATTATAAGTGAATTAGTGAAAGCTTAATATATGACAGTTCAAtcataatttataaaacagGGTTTTCAAGTTGATTCGAGTTTAGTTCGGATAAAAGTAATCCTCGTCGAACCTGGATAAATAAGAACTACACTCATACAATAGGAACTAAATTCATGTTGTTTAGATCTGTATTTTACTTGACTGTGGATTTTCAACGTGTAAAAAAACGTGTAAATTCCTTTATAAATGCTATAAAATCATCTGCATCCGTTTTTGCAGTTAAAAACTTTGTTAAAGCTTCTTttacggaaaaatatttttaatttttatatttcttttccaGTAATTATTGGCTTTACCATTTAGTTAGTAAGAAGCGTATTGTAAATTACTTATCGTCCCATGTAAATAATTGGGTTAGCCACTAACGAATCAAATGATTGATTTCTTTATTGTATAAGCCACTCTTATGGGTAAAtctttgaataaatttatttactattaCGTTTGAgtttgctttccatttttattaagTCTTTCTACAGCATTTTAattgataaataaacatatttggCCTCAACTCATTTGGCTCAAATCCTTTTAGGATCGTCCTCCCAGAGTGAGGATAGACTGTCCAACTACTTGGtaagcaagtctagtaaaccataaGATGACCGGATAGGCATTGAAGGTTATTAAGCCAACGAGAAAGAGAATGTATCAAAGAAAATTTCACTTTACcttattgaagaaaaagtccTTAAAATTTTTGTGTATATATGAATTGTTGGTCTGTACTAACAGTGACCACCAATGATATAAAACCACTTTTATATCCACTTTTCAAAAAGATGATTTCGATATTTCTGCTAGGTAAATTTATACTCAATTTTGGTCTGATCATTAGTTGCTGAACTATCTAGAGCATCTCTATTTATCTTCAAAAGTTCGTCAATGAttgtgtaataataataaaaaaccctgtaataaattggcaaaattttcaacccaaaaaaaaaaataacttttttattaGCACACTTAAACCAATCCTAAAAagataaatgttaaaaaacaactgtaaacaattttttgtttgaatttaaagTGGTGAATAGTTATTTTATAGTCTTGCGTGTTTTAGCCATTATTAAATCGGAATCGGAAAAAAGCGACTAATAACCGGACGTTTGCTCAAAATGTTCCTTTTGCTGTAagaataataatttgttttctgaTAATTACATTTAAGTCGATAAGTTGATTAAAGGtgtgaaaaaatgtataaaattcCTTATATAATACTGCATATGTGGATGTACGTACATTTACGACTGTGTAACTGTTTTAGCAACCAGAATAAAACTGCGAGAATAgttaaacatttaacaaatgGGTAAATGACTAAATTTCAAATCGAGGTAAACTACTTTTGTgataaacatgtttttttataagaTTGTATTATAGTATTGAAGAATCATACATTTGCGCTGCGTTGTTCGAAAGAGATCATCTTTATATAACAAaggtttgaattttgaaaacaaaaaatatgtgtTTAGAAGGCTAGTCAAATAGGCATGGAAAACTGGCAATAGGCAATCTGGGGAGTTTGTAGAGTTTGTTTATCcagcaagaaaaacatgtGTTAGTTTACAAAGAGTAATGCTCGATGCTTGGGGTATACAACCCAagatttaattcaaattatcAATATATAAAAGAAAGGTAAACCATCTCTAGCCAAGTTACTCTCACAGGCTCTTGTGTATAGAACATAATTATACATAGACTCGCTATTATAGCAAAGTCTCCATCTGTGAatgatataaataattttaattcccAACTTAAACTAAACCATACAAAGAAACTTCTCCTCTTCCAAACCTACAAATTATCTCATAAAGGTGACCTCAATTCATTTCACCATCGTGTGGAGCGGCCATCCTAACCGCaacattttccacccttcCAAATGCATGATTAATGGTCTTATCACATTTCTTTTCCCGGACATTCACCGATGCGGAACGTCGTAACTTTCACCTctccaacatacacacacacacacacacacacacacacacacacacacacacacacaaaaataccaaaaccTCCCTTTATCACTATTACTCCCGTACCTGGTCATGGTACAGACAGCAGGACACAGCAATCGAACCCACCTCACagccatcgatcgatcgagaatCGGTGACCAGCAGCGAAGAGTACTTCCGTCTGGAGGTCCTAAAAGCGACGTCCACGCACACACCGGGCCGAACGGTCGAACGTCGCACAACCAACACCAACCGTCCGCCACCACCCTCCACAGCAGCCGCCGACCGGGTACAGCGTTTCATATTCAAACTCAACTCCATCATCCTGAGCGACATCGAGGAACGGGTCGACGAGGACGGTAGCATCGTGCGGCAGCTCGAACGGAACCCGGACCGTGTGGTTGAGCTGCTCAGCAAATCTTCCCTCGAAACTAGTGACAACGAGGACGACGACCACAGTGACGGTGTTGCGAAATCGCATGGGACGGTGAATACCCGAAAAGCACGTCGAAAAATGCCCAACGGCATACGAAGACAGCAATCGATTTCCCTTGACGATACCGCAGACATGAACCCTTGTGAGCGCACAAAAACGCATCCGGGTGACCTGCTAAGCCAAAGGGACGAATCATTGGACCAGGAACAGGAGATGGTTCTACTTCGAGACATACCGCCCGCAGTAAGGCTGAGAGCATTGATGCGATTTAAATCGCTCGACGCTTCCGACCGAACCATTTCGACGGAACGCAACGGTCGACGGCGAATGAAGTCTGTCGACACGATTGATGCCAACGAGGAGGATGAGCAGGAAGAGGAGGATGAGAAGGACGACGAGGCGGATTGCAATACGTTCCACGATGTGCCGTACGACCCGGAAGAGGAGGAACGCATCTGTGCCGAACTTCTCGAGGAGCTACGGCAACTGGAGCAAGCGGATCGGAACGATGTCCAGCCTGTGGTCGACAATGAGCCACAGAACGTCGAGACGATGGACAACGACCAATCGATTGCTCGTAACGATGATGGTCATAAAACTGCCTGGGAGAAACTGCAAGACTATTTGCAACGCGTGCCGAAACGGCGCAGCAGTAATTACGATCTTTTCTACGAAAGTGACGAGGACACGCTCAAGACACTGTTCAAGCGTCACAAGCTGAAACTACTCTTTCACTATAGTGATAGCTCGAGTGAAGCGTCGGACGATACGCTGTGATGCAGCTAGGGTGCACTGTTGATGTGTTCGATGCGGTACTTGTGTCGTATGCACCTTACCAGTTTACCGGCacaccgttccgttccgtggGGGGAGAAGTACCTCGTGTCAAATAACATGCAAAGTGAGCATTATTGCATATTAAACTAGCGGTACTTGCCGTCAATTATGAAGGTCACGTAACTTTAGTGTCTAGAACGCTGtagaaacaataaattaaccAGACATTATGTGTCTGGTAAAAAATTCCTGAACTATTAAAGGAGTTTTTAAAGGTGACCATTATTAATGTCGTCTCGTTTACTTTTAGATGAAACATTGATAAATTCTTCGTAGAAGTAAGTATCTTCCATCATTAGAAAATCTGTAGTTAGTGTGACATTATTGCACAGAAATTACGTCAGTATGTAGAGTAGGAATGCAGGATATTTGTTGTCGAATGAGATCCAGGCTTAAGGCTGAGAAGTGATCCACCGGTGGCCGGTTGATCATCCGGACTgttcccccatagtgaggacagaCTACCCAGCTacatggtatcaacaagtctagtaaaaaATTCGATGATAGCCGGTGTGATCTAGTAGGTCATTAAACCATGAAGAAGACCCTTACTGTATTAAGATATGTATGCGATGATACCCATTTAAAGCCTAATTTTTCCACAGTACATTTAACGAAATAAAGTTTTTTCTACCCTCCaattttttaataacaaaCTAAACACTTTCAAGaactttaatttataattgcgtttttttaaagcattttatgAACTTCTTTTGAGTTTATAATTAACTTCAAATGTTGCTATATTTTGTCACATTCTAAATAtcattcgtttccttttttaataatttcctCAATGTCCAGAACAATTGAAGGGATCAATGGAAACCAATATAAGAGTATAAAGGCATGGCTGACAATGGCGTCATACCAGTGGCGGATCAACCTATTATGGGTGGAGTTGCCGGCCGCCAGGGACCTCGCCGGCTAAAGAACCCCTCTTACTTTTAAAATGTCGATTTAGTCAAATTCCTCCAAGTTTTTACCATGGAACATAAAGATACGAACACCATCGGAAAATATTCTTCTCGACAAATgtaatgatttgaaaaatcgtTCATAAGTACAGATAGCTTAAGTCGACCTTTATTAaagtaagaatattttttaattatattacTTTCACGTCTTTGGCTCCTCGCCAAGCAGTTTTTACAGTCAAGATacgatttttttctgcttcaaaTCAACGACCAACGATCATCAGactaataaatgtaaaaaaaaatgctcaactTTCTTACCGAACGTAGATTCAATGTGATGAAGCGGGCTCCAATTTCCACTCCGCTAAGCTAAATCCGTCAATGCGCAAGACTGTTGACGATTTCCAGGACTTCTACTGCAAGTCAAAATCGAAAAGCAGTTCTATCGTCTGATCAGTAGAGACCACACCATGTATGACCAGACTTCGATTTAAAAACCGTTTGGTGAGCCGAAGAGCCACATAAAAAAGGATTACAAGATCATTACCAAGAAGATCACTTTATCAAACGGTTCACAGTACATCAAATGTTCGTAGTCAAACAGTCTGTCCTTACAGATGTGAGTTCAGAAtcgccatttttctttctcttctaccGATATTTTTCCAGTGTTTTTGAACCGGATTCGTTATTATGCTAATGATGAAATTGCTCAAAGTGCGGTGCACATGAAAATGCTTTTCAGAGCAGAAGGTACAGACGTGCCGGATGTtccgcaaaaagatgcgtgggcCAAAGACGCATTAAACGGTATCCAGCACGCGctgatcggaccaaaactgaacgAGTTTCGTCTAGTTTCCACGGGCTAAAGGGGTCCtaaaaacgcatccaacgtTATGCTGCATGCCTTGATCGAACCAAAAAGGagccgattttccacagaaAAGCCTTTTTCGTGGAATAAACTGTATAAACTGTGCAGCAAAATTGGCGATAACTCACTCATTTTTGGTCTGTTCGGAGATAGTAATCAAACTGAAGGcttgaaaataaaagatagcaagctaatgaaaaaaaaggctcgaACTCCACTATGTAGAATGGAGTTCAGGACAAACAAAGAATGCAAAAACTGATGATCAACTAGAAACATGAGAACACAAAATAGGAGCTTAAAGTTGGAGGCCTTAGCTGACCATCTTTGTGTTCATAAATCATTTCAGTTTTGACAGCACTTCGGACAACATTGCTGCATTAGGGATGTTACCAAAAGTTTTCTCAATAAGTTCGTTTCCTTCTCTTTGGGCGCTTGTCCACTTCGCATATTACATGACAACCGTGATTGTAACCTGCAACCTTCAGAAGGATACAAGAAGGTGTAAAATaagtgcaagaaaaaaagtaatggAGCAGAAGAAGAGCGGATGGGCAGAAAGAACACTAACCCAAAAATGTGACGATAACGATCGTCTAATTATGCAGAATTAAGAAGAGCGGACTGAATTCCATAGGAAAAACGATGATATTTAAATGTGAAATGTGGTGCACAGAAAAGGCAAACCAGGAAAATGTTGAATAGAGAAAGACCCGGTAAAATAATGTTGGCGAATGTGTTATAATTTGAATAGCACAAAGTATGTTTAGTATAGCATGTCGGAAAATGAATTCACAAGGAACGAGTGTTGTGAATAGCGCGAGCACAATCTCATGGAGACCGTGGACGGTTATAAAGGACAGTTCTACTAACCCAGATAAAAGATCCCTGACAACCAATCCAACCAGGTCGTCACCACCATGATTTCAGCAAAGAACGGATATCAGCAGATCCAGCATGGTGATTCGAAGAAGTAGCATTGCAAGGTAAGACAGAATTTTTATCCTATTCCTATCCTATTATTTTACTCTTTTACGAACGGAAAACAGATACGAACGAACTATcctaaaatatgcaaaaatatgccaaaaacaacttattaataatttatacCTTATaagcaaaggaaacaaatttaaagttACTTAAGAAAAcaagtaaaattaattaaaaataaaatcaacaaatgTTTTAACCAAGAAAACTTAAACAATTACAGTAATGGACAATAGATTAGGATCACGTCTAATGTTTCTGATGACACGCGGTGGCTAACACGAGGAGTTGCTGACCCAGCAGAACGTGTCCACCGAACACAAGCTGCCGATCGCAACCAGGAACTTCATACATGATTGCgcaagaataacaaaaaaactcacaaaaaaGCTTAATATATTTGAGACAcacaaaacagctattttttaTCATCAGAACTAGCCAATTGTGGctttgaaaacaataaaaagagaAGTCCAAAACTacaatgcatttttattttgaattttcaaattcattaATGGTCTTATGGTGTTTTACTTACATTTCCTTCAGAATGGAAAACAAGATTTAATAAtcgattttataatttatctaCTTATAAGAACGTAAAATTGAATCGATTTATTGGAAATTGGCTTCACAATCCCAATTTTCCgttaatttcctttttcatatattaatatgaaaaagaaaacaatgaaataTGAACATTATAAGAAATATATAGATATATGAACACATGATATATGGAggaattcattttcattatgAATATCAAATTTCAGCCGAAATTGACATAGAAACCTCCCTGAGCTTGGACGATGGATTGATCAAACGAAAATCTAGGAACGTTTatggaagcagcagcagtgaagGAAGATCAATTCAATCGTAATTGTGAATGAATGCTactaaaataagaaaaatcaatagaaACCATGCAtaagcaagtaaaaaaaaatatgtatataaCCCGTTTCTATTATAAATCATTAACGCTCTTGTTAGCGCTGGTATCTTAATAAATGTGATAAAATTCAAGTAGAGAAAAAATACTCAATCTCCATTACGAATTGTATACCCTTTATTAATGCCTATGCGAAATCAAAATGAGATTAGCTCTCACTGTTGCCAATCGACGACCgttgatacatttttatgttgatATTTCTTCAGTGTTGTACGGAGCGTAAAGATGCAGTGTAAACGGTAACCCCGTAACAGCATTCCTCCCATTCGAGCGCACCGAATCTCAGCTACTTTACATTTTCGAGTCTAGTCATTCAGAAATGTTTACCACGGCACCGGTCAGCGCGATGGCCTCTATCTCGACGGCAGCACCGAGCGGCAACTTGACGCCTCCGTAACAGGTTCGGGCCGGGAAACCGCTGCTGAACactaaaattaagaaaaagaagcccACAAAATTGTCAACCAGATCGCACCGTGGTGATGAGAAACATCATTTATGATTTGGTTTTTCGATTAACATTCGAAGCACATTATTATCATAGCTCTCAGCTGTGTGCGGAACTGATGGGTGAAACCATGCTAAAAGGATGGGGAAGAGCAAGCAGCAaggcacacaaacaacaactcGACACgcttatcatcatcagccacCAGCCACCACCCTTACCTTTCTTGTACTCCTCATTTACCGTGGCGTAATCGTTCATATCGCCCAGCAGCACGGTCGTTTTGACAACCTTATCAATGCCGGATCCCGCTTCGGCCAGCAGGTTGGTCAAATGTTCGAGCGCTTTTGCCGTCTGTGCGGCCGCACCGCCCGGTACCAGCTTGAGCGTATCCAGTTCCATACCAAGCACACCGGAACAGTACACGGTGCGGTCAGCCACGATGGCTTGGCTGAAAATCggtcaaaaacaaaagaccaTTAATCCTCCCTCCGCTGCGGTTTGTTATCGCCAAAAATGGTTTAGTTTGCCACCGGTCGATTGCGTACGGCAATACAGGAAACCACTTCCGGCTACGTTCTAAAATGCATACGTACTTGTACGGGGCGAGCGCTTTCGGGCACTTCTTGGTGGAGATCACTTTACGCACGATCGATgacattttgtttgcaaatggaGTTTGGAACGATGGTACGGATGGATTTTACTAAGGGCTATCCCTGAAGACTGTGAATGCGGTTGCTGCACTAGCACGACTGATGAACAAGGCAATTGGAGCTTGAGATACGGAGCCACGGCGTGCGGTACCAGAAATAGCGTTAATcagttgttgatgttgtcaTGTGCGAGCCGCTGAAAAGCAACAGCGGGTTTGTTTGTACAGGGGTATTCGTTTCGGTACTTTGGTCGTTGTGAACGTAAATGAAGTAATATGAAGAGTAAAGTGGAAAACAACGTTATCTACTTTTGCTATTCAAATCATCTTGAAAGAAAAGTGCTTTTAATattgaaatgaagcaaaactcAACACACCGACCGCTACAGCTCCATTTAGAACCCCTGCAGACCTAAgatttatttgcttcttcttttgctctttGGCTTTCTTCGTAGGTCCAGATCGATCGATTGGAATGTTTGTGCAAGTGTTTGTGAACTTGAAAATCGGCCTAACcgattgcatacattaaggGAGCCAAAAGGTCAAATCGACTGAAGATCGTCTCCACCAGAATGATGACTTAGTTTCTAAAGTTATTTTCTCAATTACCGATAAAACTAGGGACGGATGAATATTTTCTATCACATAGCAAtaagaaacatttattttagttaTTGCCTATCTgcataaaattcaaaatgtaGGAACAGAATGAAATAAACGGTAAGTCTCGCTTGGCGATGGAGTTTTTAATTACACTAGAACTGTTTCATTAACTTATCTCAATAATCCCATACTTTCCATGCTTAAATTCGAAAATCTGTAGTACCAATCGCTTAACTAATACTGACAAAAATACTGT encodes the following:
- the LOC126560871 gene encoding uncharacterized protein LOC126560871 — encoded protein: MYIQQDTAIEPTSQPSIDRESVTSSEEYFRLEVLKATSTHTPGRTVERRTTNTNRPPPPSTAAADRVQRFIFKLNSIILSDIEERVDEDGSIVRQLERNPDRVVELLSKSSLETSDNEDDDHSDGVAKSHGTVNTRKARRKMPNGIRRQQSISLDDTADMNPCERTKTHPGDLLSQRDESLDQEQEMVLLRDIPPAVRLRALMRFKSLDASDRTISTERNGRRRMKSVDTIDANEEDEQEEEDEKDDEADCNTFHDVPYDPEEEERICAELLEELRQLEQADRNDVQPVVDNEPQNVETMDNDQSIARNDDGHKTAWEKLQDYLQRVPKRRSSNYDLFYESDEDTLKTLFKRHKLKLLFHYSDSSSEASDDTL
- the LOC126563266 gene encoding rutC family protein UK114; protein product: MSSIVRKVISTKKCPKALAPYNQAIVADRTVYCSGVLGMELDTLKLVPGGAAAQTAKALEHLTNLLAEAGSGIDKVVKTTVLLGDMNDYATVNEEYKKVFSSGFPARTCYGGVKLPLGAAVEIEAIALTGAVVNISE